One Hevea brasiliensis isolate MT/VB/25A 57/8 chromosome 6, ASM3005281v1, whole genome shotgun sequence genomic window, TGTCCTTATTTTATCTACTTTGGTCTCGGTCTCAGAAGTACTAATGTTGCATATCTGCTGTGTTGCAGTTGCATGCCACAGTGATGAAGACAAGCCATAGGAGAGGGTAATAATGCGTTTTCTTTTCCCTTTATTTCTTTACCTAAACCTTCCGCTACTGGTTCTTAATGATTTCATTTGCCTTCACTGTCTGCATGGCTAATATGTGGAGCTCAAAATTTTCagggagaagagaagaaaaaacgaTTACTTTGATGCTCGAGGTATTTTCAAGAAGTTTGGATCTGAGGAATGGGGGGAGTATCTCATACGTGAAGCTCATCTTTCACAACGTTTTGTGTATGATGAGAATGGATATTATCATTGTTGTGCTTCAATACCTTTTCCCGAAGGCATGCAGGTGGATTGATTTACAACATGAAATTTGTAATCTAACTTATTCTTGAATGGGAAGCTGGCAAGATTACATAAATGgaatttattaatgtttgtgttgCATGTGGTTGTTTTGAAATTTCAGCTTCCAAATTTGTAGCTTTCCGTTGAGTTCTGATTGATCATACTTGAATTCCTGTGCGCATAGTATTATCAAAAGCATCAGAAGTGCACTCGTCTTTGGATTCTTTGGCCTCTTTGAATTGAGACACAGAACATGTGATGTTTGAATGTATTTCCCTGTGACTCGAAATAAAAGATGTGGTGATTTGGCTCTGCCCCGTATAATGATTCAAAACAGTAATCAGTGGTGGTATGGTGAACTGTCAATTTCAACCTTTAAAAAGGTCGTGGGTCGGCAATGGCATCACATAAAATTGGCCAATTCACAACCACAAATCCCAGCCCCAGTTTGGAGCAGTAGAATCACCTAATGGATATCCCTTTTTCCAAGGGGTGAAAAGAGGCAAAAGAAAAAGCAGACAGAAAATTTCAAAAAGAGAAAGGCAAAACAAGAGGATTAATCACGTTGATATCAATACATAACTAGAAAGGTTATCATTAACAAGGGTAATTTACAATTAAGTCCCTAAAGTATAGTAAACCTTACATATTAATTTGCTACACTTTAaacttaattataaattattccaTTAAGAATAATAAGGAAGCaaacaaaaaaaattcattttacttTTCAGGAATGTCATAGAGATTCCTTTCCATCAATGTCCATTAAGCCGGCCTCTCCTTAACCTAATCTTGAACCAACCACAGTTAATTATATTACCTTCAAAACCCTCAAATAATCAAATTTTattcatatataaataaaatCCCATCAATGATCAAACCTATCCATTCATTTTTCAAATCCCACAaaatttccatttttttttaacATGGTCGGTGCCATTAGTGGACCAAAGCTAGTCACGCACCAATcacctccttttttttttatcactatATCCTTCACACTTGCCTCTATCCTTCTGTGGAGGATGGTAACATGGATGAATCATTGATATGCATCCAGACATTTCTAATAAAGAAAGTTAATGACAGCTAGGATAGCAGAAGAAATTTGATTGGATGTGCATGTATGCATCCCCATAATCTTTTTATCTATCCTCACATATATATCAAATACATAATTAAAACAATAATACCCTTAAACAACTCATGACTTCATTTAATAATAAAACCTTATATTATACTCATATATATTTTTATGTGTCAATTCATagttgtgtgtgtatatatatatacacatgacATGAGAAAGGCACATTTGTGCTATTTCCGAACTCTTTTTTACCTACCCTTGCCTGGCCTTCTCCTCCACTGAAGAGTTCACTTCCCTCTAGCTAAGCTAATCGTGTTTCAAAGATGGCCAGGATTGCCTTTGGTCGCTTTGATGATTCTTTTAGTTTAGGCTCTTTTAAAGCCTATCTTGCTGAATTTATCTCAACCTTGCTTTTTGTTTTTGCTGGTGTTGGTTCAGCTATTGCTTACAGTCAGTTCTATATCTCTAACTAATCTACCTATTTGCATTATCTAATTAATTACCCATTTTTTAGTTACTAATTCTTGATGTTATTAGTCTTGCAACGTGTAATTATATAGGGTTTTTCTTCTCTTTGTTACAGATAAATTGACAAACAATGCAGCTCTTGATCCCGCTGGTCTAGTAGCCATTGCTATTTGCCATGGATTTGCTCTCTTTGTTGCAGTTTCCGTTGGAGCCAACATCTCCGGTGGCCATGTTAACCCTGCTGTTACCTTTGGCTTGGCTCTTGGTGGACAAATCACCATTCTCACTGGCATCTTCTACTGGATTGCCCAGCTTCTTGGCTCCATTGTTGCCTGCTTCCTTCTCAAAGTTGTCACTGGAGACTTGGTAAGTTCCATGTCCATGAACGCCATCGTTTATACAAGTAATCCATGACTTCTATATTCTCGTAATATCAAGATTCTTGTGCAAGTAAAACCAAGGGTAGTTTTAAGTTTTAACATTTTCTTTCCTAATTCGACCGCAAACATGATAATACAATAATTTCTGCCATGGGTTGACAATGCTTTTAACATTTTATAATATGCTTAGCTTAATGAGGCGAGTCAGTCTTTTTCCATTCCCCAATTTTTTTAATCAGAGATTTAATATTAAAGTTGGACAAAAAAGAcacaaaattttttaatcggatTTTTAATATTAAAGGGAGAACTCATGTTCCATAAAGTGGGAGAGACAGCCATGAATCCCAAAGAATTTAGTTTAGATCATAAAATAGACAAAAAAAATATccgacaaataaaaaaaattaattttgacatcatactttatttttaattttttttttttaaatatgaatgaTGAATGCttaataaaatacataaaaattgcCCCATAGTACTATTTTCCCTAATACTTAGAAAAAGAATAaagttaatatatttttaaatcatATCACTACTTTTTTTGTGCAATCAACTAGGGGTTAAACAAGATTAATTAATTACCCTAGGATCATTATTTGATATTCAAACACTTGTATGTAATTATCATTAATTGACTATGTAAAGttgtaaacttttttttttccttcttttcaGCCTATCCCCACCCACAGCGTTGCCGCCGGAGTTGGAGCCATCGAAGGAGTGGTTATGGAGATTGTAATCACATTTGCTTTGGTGTACACAGTGTATGCTACTGCAGCTGACCCCAAGAAAGGATCCTTAGGCATCATTGCTCCCATTGCCATTGGTTTCATCGTTGGTGCCAATATCCTGGCTGCAGGCCCATTCTCCGGTGGATCCATGAACCCAGCCCGGTCTTTTGGGCCTGCGGTCGCTAGCGGTGACTTTCATGACAATTGGATCTACTGGGTTGGCCCCCTTATTGGAGGAGGGCTAGCTGGTCTCGTCTATGGAAACTTGTATATCCCTAGTGATCATGCACCCTTGTCCAATGAGTTCTAAGCTTGTGCTTCAAATCCATTTGCCTCTGTAATAAAAGAAAAAGGAGATTATtcccttctttcttttctttgctttttttttttttgtggtccTTTTTAGTTCATCATTTTGTCTTTGTTGTTGTGGTTATCTTTTGCTTtacgatgatgatgatgatgtgcAGCAACTTTTCTATCATGttcatggttttttttttttggcaatgtGATTTTTTTTAATGACATAAAGAAGATGATTTTTTTCCACGACCTTGTAATAATTGGAACTAACAATATGGccagtacaaaaaaaaaaagtctttatTGTGATAATTCAGGAGGCAATAGTTTCTCATATTTCCATTCATGAGCTTTCCACTCAGGCAGTTGTTGGATGACAACCTGCATTAGATTGAGGGCATaagcaaaaaaagaaaagaattgcTTCATATGTATGTTTATAGTTAAAGGAAAAGATGGTCAATGGGCCATAGAACTAGTTATTAAGAAATTTGGATTACAAACCAGTCCTCTAGAATCTGTTTTACCAACTGTGGTTTGGCAAGCAAGTCTCCAGTTTTT contains:
- the LOC110670718 gene encoding aquaporin TIP2-1 produces the protein MARIAFGRFDDSFSLGSFKAYLAEFISTLLFVFAGVGSAIAYNKLTNNAALDPAGLVAIAICHGFALFVAVSVGANISGGHVNPAVTFGLALGGQITILTGIFYWIAQLLGSIVACFLLKVVTGDLPIPTHSVAAGVGAIEGVVMEIVITFALVYTVYATAADPKKGSLGIIAPIAIGFIVGANILAAGPFSGGSMNPARSFGPAVASGDFHDNWIYWVGPLIGGGLAGLVYGNLYIPSDHAPLSNEF